A single region of the Thioalkalivibrio nitratireducens DSM 14787 genome encodes:
- the surE gene encoding 5'/3'-nucleotidase SurE: protein MRILVSNDDGIYAPGIQCLARYLRQVAEVRVVAPDRDRSGASNSLTLVHPLRIQEFENGDIAVDGTPTDCVHLAITGLLDQEPDLVISGINAGANMGDDVLYSGTVAAAMEGRFLGLPAIAVSLVGPRMQHYEAAARVVLELLDRLRLVPLPAATILNVNVPDLPHEKIRGVHATRLGHRHKSEPVVQAQDPRGRPIYWVGPSGPEQDAGPGTDFFAVREGFVSVTPIQVDLTQFEAIDTVGRWLEGNARGS, encoded by the coding sequence ATGCGCATCCTGGTCAGTAATGACGATGGTATCTATGCACCCGGTATCCAGTGCCTGGCTCGGTATCTGCGCCAGGTTGCGGAGGTGCGCGTGGTGGCACCCGACCGGGACCGAAGCGGCGCCAGCAACAGTCTGACGCTGGTTCATCCGCTGCGCATCCAGGAGTTCGAGAATGGCGACATCGCGGTCGATGGCACACCCACGGACTGCGTCCATCTCGCCATCACCGGGCTGCTCGATCAGGAGCCGGACCTGGTGATATCGGGAATCAATGCCGGCGCGAACATGGGTGACGACGTGCTCTATTCGGGAACCGTGGCCGCGGCAATGGAGGGGCGGTTCCTGGGGTTGCCCGCGATCGCGGTATCCCTGGTAGGCCCCCGGATGCAACATTACGAGGCCGCTGCCCGAGTCGTGCTGGAACTGCTCGACCGGTTGCGCCTGGTGCCGCTTCCGGCGGCCACGATCCTGAACGTGAACGTGCCCGACCTGCCACATGAGAAGATCCGGGGGGTACACGCAACGCGCCTGGGGCACCGGCACAAATCGGAGCCCGTGGTGCAGGCCCAGGATCCGCGCGGGCGGCCGATCTACTGGGTCGGGCCGTCCGGTCCGGAACAGGACGCAGGGCCCGGGACCGATTTCTTCGCGGTTCGCGAGGGGTTCGTATCGGTCACGCCGATCCAAGTCGACCTGACGCAGTTCGAGGCGATCGATACCGTGGGCCGCTGGCTGGAGGGGAACGCGCGTGGGTCTTGA
- a CDS encoding protein-L-isoaspartate(D-aspartate) O-methyltransferase: MTSQRARDRLIAQLSQLGIRDPAVLEAVRAVPRHLFVEEALVHRAYENIALPIGYRQTVSQPYIVARMTEALLEYGPLRTVLEVGTGSGYQAAVLAQLCERVYSVERILALSRSARELLSRLKINNVSLRHGDGGEGWPARGPFDGILLTAAPRDIPHELLTQLAPGGRLVAPVEGPDGRQQLVRYTHTEEAYVRDLLDTVCFVPMLSGAES, encoded by the coding sequence CTGACCTCGCAGCGTGCGCGCGATCGCCTGATCGCACAACTCTCGCAACTGGGAATCCGTGATCCGGCAGTGCTCGAGGCCGTTCGCGCCGTACCGCGGCACCTGTTCGTCGAGGAGGCGCTGGTGCATCGAGCCTACGAGAACATCGCGCTGCCGATCGGGTACCGGCAGACCGTTTCCCAGCCCTACATCGTTGCCCGGATGACCGAGGCCCTGCTCGAATACGGCCCCCTGCGTACCGTGCTCGAGGTCGGAACCGGCTCTGGCTACCAGGCTGCGGTGCTGGCGCAACTTTGCGAGCGCGTGTATTCGGTGGAACGGATCCTGGCCTTGAGCCGCAGCGCGCGGGAACTGCTCAGCCGGTTGAAGATCAACAATGTCAGCCTGCGTCATGGCGACGGTGGTGAAGGCTGGCCGGCCCGGGGGCCATTCGACGGTATCCTGCTCACGGCTGCCCCGCGTGATATCCCTCACGAGTTGCTGACCCAGCTGGCGCCCGGAGGGCGGCTGGTGGCACCGGTCGAGGGGCCGGACGGGCGCCAGCAGCTGGTGCGCTACACGCATACCGAGGAGGCCTATGTACGCGACCTGCTCGACACGGTCTGTTTCGTACCGATGCTGTCGGGTGCCGAGTCATGA
- a CDS encoding Smr/MutS family protein, whose product MTSEEDPNDIGHFLRAIGDVRRLDHDRAEIRRPVPRSVARKRREDEAAVMHDLLSDPVNATDLQPGDELRFVRPGVGRRVFRNLRRGHYRIQDELDLHGLFASEARRTVAAFLAEARTHHRLCVRIVHGKGLRSRQQGPVLKGLLDHWLRQRDDVLAFCSALPADGGTGAVYVLIRRPPRP is encoded by the coding sequence ATGACCTCGGAAGAAGACCCCAACGACATCGGGCACTTTCTGCGCGCCATCGGAGACGTGCGACGCCTGGATCATGATCGCGCGGAGATTCGGCGCCCTGTGCCGCGCAGCGTCGCCCGCAAGCGCCGGGAAGACGAGGCGGCGGTGATGCACGACCTGCTCAGCGACCCGGTAAACGCCACGGACCTGCAGCCCGGCGACGAACTGCGGTTCGTACGCCCCGGGGTCGGCCGCCGCGTGTTCCGCAATTTGCGGCGCGGGCACTACCGGATCCAGGACGAGCTGGATCTGCACGGTCTGTTCGCGAGTGAAGCACGGCGCACGGTCGCGGCATTCCTCGCCGAGGCCCGAACACACCACCGCCTCTGTGTCCGGATCGTGCACGGCAAGGGCCTGAGATCACGGCAGCAGGGCCCGGTCCTGAAGGGGCTGCTCGATCACTGGCTGCGCCAGCGCGATGATGTGCTGGCATTCTGTTCAGCCCTGCCCGCAGACGGCGGCACCGGGGCGGTCTACGTGCTCATCCGGCGCCCGCCAAGGCCCTGA
- a CDS encoding ATP-dependent DNA helicase produces MPERARDALRPEGILARAVPGFQPRAQQQVMAAVVAEVLEQAPSALLVEAATGVGKTYAYLVAALLSQRRILISTGTKTLQDQLYDKDLPVVCQALGRHPKTALLKGRSNYLCHYRLDAAAGDGAGGRHALTLEALRRYARRSPDGDLTQADILAENAPLWSQVTSTVDNCLGHECPQLNECFVLRARRRAQDADVIVVNHHLLLADMALKDEGFGELLPQVDAVIVDEAHQLPEIAGAFFGLALGTRALRDLGRDIVRDFEREAPELADLREPVASLQEAVAGLLECSGDWPARAAWSEVSGGPEVEAALSRLDEALDRLGNDLAEVAGRTPGLDQARVRCLTLRSRLHEWLAEDTETVAWVERFRQSLILHRTPLDAARPLAKRRAACPASWVFTSATLAIGDDFGHAARRLGLPADVRTERLDSPFDFSRQACLVLPERPLPNPNSPGYTRACIDWAWPLVEGSPGGGFFLFTSHRALQEAAGLLRDRLPPGHPLLVQGEQPRAELLVRFRASGQAWLLGAQSFWEGVDIRGDALSTVIIDRLPFAAPNDPVLQARAAAIEAAGGTAFMDFQLPQAVLALKQGAGRLIRDAQDSGILALCDPRILQKPYGRRFFDGLPAFHQTRDPQQALAFLRGARERREPVTCA; encoded by the coding sequence ATGCCCGAACGGGCGCGCGACGCGCTGCGGCCCGAGGGCATCCTGGCCCGCGCCGTCCCTGGTTTCCAGCCGCGGGCGCAGCAGCAGGTCATGGCCGCGGTCGTCGCGGAGGTGCTGGAACAGGCCCCGTCCGCGCTGCTGGTCGAGGCAGCCACGGGCGTGGGCAAGACCTACGCCTATCTGGTAGCGGCGCTGCTATCGCAGCGGCGGATCCTGATCTCCACGGGTACCAAGACCCTGCAGGACCAGCTGTACGACAAGGATCTGCCGGTCGTCTGCCAGGCGCTGGGCCGCCACCCGAAGACCGCCCTTCTGAAAGGACGTTCGAACTACCTGTGCCACTATCGCCTCGACGCGGCGGCCGGCGACGGCGCTGGCGGCCGGCACGCGCTGACTCTCGAGGCGCTGCGGCGCTATGCGCGCCGCTCGCCCGACGGCGACCTGACCCAGGCCGACATCCTGGCCGAGAATGCCCCGCTATGGTCCCAGGTGACGTCGACGGTCGACAATTGCTTGGGGCACGAGTGTCCGCAACTGAACGAGTGCTTCGTCCTGCGCGCGCGGCGGCGCGCGCAGGATGCCGACGTGATCGTGGTGAACCATCACCTGCTGCTGGCGGACATGGCGCTGAAGGACGAGGGCTTCGGGGAGTTGCTGCCGCAGGTCGATGCCGTGATCGTGGACGAGGCGCATCAGCTGCCGGAAATCGCCGGGGCCTTTTTCGGACTGGCGCTGGGTACGCGGGCGCTGCGCGACCTGGGCCGGGACATCGTTCGCGACTTCGAGCGCGAGGCACCGGAGCTGGCCGATCTGCGCGAACCGGTGGCGTCGCTGCAGGAGGCGGTCGCGGGCCTGCTTGAATGCTCCGGGGACTGGCCGGCACGGGCGGCCTGGAGCGAGGTGTCCGGCGGCCCCGAAGTGGAGGCGGCGCTGTCACGGCTCGACGAGGCCCTGGATCGGCTCGGGAACGATCTCGCCGAGGTCGCGGGGCGTACGCCCGGCCTCGACCAGGCGCGGGTGCGGTGCCTGACCCTGCGATCCCGTCTGCACGAATGGCTCGCGGAGGACACCGAAACCGTTGCCTGGGTGGAACGGTTCCGACAGAGCCTGATCCTGCACCGGACACCCCTGGACGCCGCGCGGCCTCTGGCGAAGCGGCGCGCGGCCTGCCCGGCCAGCTGGGTGTTCACCTCTGCGACGCTCGCGATCGGAGACGACTTCGGGCATGCGGCCCGACGCCTGGGGTTGCCGGCGGACGTGCGCACCGAGCGTCTGGACAGCCCCTTCGACTTCTCCCGCCAGGCCTGCCTGGTGCTGCCGGAGCGGCCGTTGCCAAATCCGAACAGCCCTGGGTATACCCGGGCCTGCATCGACTGGGCCTGGCCGCTGGTCGAGGGCAGCCCGGGCGGCGGTTTCTTCCTGTTCACCAGCCATCGCGCGCTGCAGGAGGCGGCTGGCTTGCTCCGTGACCGGCTGCCGCCCGGACATCCGCTGCTGGTGCAGGGCGAGCAGCCGCGGGCCGAACTGCTGGTGCGTTTCCGAGCGTCCGGTCAGGCCTGGCTGCTCGGTGCGCAGAGTTTCTGGGAGGGAGTCGATATCCGCGGCGACGCATTGTCGACGGTCATCATCGACCGGCTGCCTTTCGCGGCGCCGAACGACCCGGTGCTGCAGGCCCGGGCTGCAGCGATCGAGGCGGCGGGGGGGACTGCGTTCATGGATTTCCAGTTGCCCCAGGCCGTGCTGGCACTGAAACAGGGTGCGGGGCGGCTGATCCGCGACGCGCAGGATTCCGGGATCTTGGCGCTGTGCGATCCGCGTATCCTCCAGAAGCCCTATGGCCGCCGTTTCTTCGACGGGCTTCCGGCGTTCCACCAGACCCGGGATCCGCAGCAGGCGCTGGCGTTCCTGCGCGGCGCGCGGGAACGCAGGGAGCCGGTCACATGCGCCTGA
- a CDS encoding YqaA family protein, translated as MKIFEPLYDRVMGWSRHRHAPRYLAALSFAESSFFPVPPDVMLAPMAAARPREGMRLAALTTLFSVLGGVLGYLIGALAYELVSPWIVEAGYGERMALAKEWFAVWGVWIVLIAGFSPIPYKLFTITAGALAMPLLPFLLASLIGRGSRFFAVSLLMAWLGPHADRHLRPYMERLGWFSVFVLVAIMAYLTFMD; from the coding sequence ATGAAGATTTTCGAGCCCCTGTATGACCGGGTGATGGGCTGGTCGCGGCACCGCCATGCGCCGCGCTATCTCGCTGCGCTGTCGTTTGCCGAGTCGTCGTTCTTTCCGGTTCCGCCCGACGTGATGCTGGCGCCGATGGCCGCCGCGCGTCCCCGCGAAGGGATGCGGCTCGCGGCCCTGACCACGCTGTTTTCGGTGCTCGGTGGTGTGCTGGGCTACCTGATTGGCGCGCTGGCGTACGAACTGGTCTCGCCCTGGATCGTGGAGGCCGGCTACGGCGAGCGCATGGCGCTGGCCAAGGAATGGTTCGCGGTCTGGGGCGTCTGGATCGTGCTGATCGCGGGCTTCTCGCCCATCCCGTACAAGCTGTTCACCATCACCGCCGGAGCGCTGGCGATGCCGCTGTTGCCCTTTCTGCTCGCATCGTTGATCGGTCGGGGTTCCCGGTTCTTCGCGGTGAGCCTGCTGATGGCCTGGCTCGGACCGCACGCAGACCGCCATCTCCGCCCCTACATGGAACGCCTGGGCTGGTTTTCGGTCTTCGTACTTGTGGCGATCATGGCCTACCTGACCTTCATGGACTGA
- a CDS encoding peptidoglycan DD-metalloendopeptidase family protein, whose translation MRTGSVTRGIVIGVLAAWLAGCAARAPEPRTPAADTHVVQRGETLYRISTRNGLDWRDVARRNGIGPPYLIYPGQRLRLAGAAPLASRPEPARAASPPPPASRDSEPSAAPASRTPDPPPTPEPSQRRAATPAAPESPPRSATPAAVTSPQWQWPADGPVLRAFSNSSASRRGIAIGGERGDEIRAANGGEVVYAGSGLVGYGRLIIIKHDARFISAYGHNEELLVREGDRVQRGDRIARLGDSGAERPMLHFEIRVDGTPVDPIRFLPRR comes from the coding sequence ATGCGCACCGGATCTGTCACCCGGGGGATCGTAATCGGTGTTCTGGCCGCGTGGCTGGCCGGGTGTGCAGCGCGTGCGCCTGAACCGCGGACCCCTGCAGCCGATACCCACGTGGTCCAGCGCGGCGAAACGCTGTACCGGATCTCCACCCGGAACGGACTCGACTGGCGGGACGTGGCCCGCCGCAACGGAATCGGGCCGCCGTACCTGATCTACCCCGGGCAGCGCCTGCGGCTGGCCGGTGCTGCCCCACTGGCGAGCAGGCCGGAACCGGCGCGTGCGGCGAGCCCGCCCCCGCCCGCATCCCGGGACTCCGAGCCATCGGCCGCGCCCGCATCCCGAACCCCCGATCCGCCGCCCACGCCCGAGCCGTCGCAGCGGCGCGCGGCTACTCCGGCTGCGCCCGAATCCCCGCCTCGTTCCGCCACGCCTGCAGCGGTGACATCGCCACAGTGGCAGTGGCCGGCCGATGGCCCGGTGCTGCGCGCGTTCTCCAACAGTTCCGCGAGCCGCCGGGGGATTGCGATCGGCGGGGAACGTGGTGACGAGATTCGGGCCGCCAACGGTGGAGAGGTCGTATACGCCGGCAGTGGACTGGTCGGATACGGCCGGCTTATCATCATCAAGCACGACGCCCGCTTCATCAGTGCCTACGGGCACAACGAGGAACTGCTGGTGCGCGAGGGCGACCGGGTGCAACGCGGTGACAGGATTGCACGCCTCGGCGACTCCGGGGCGGAACGTCCCATGCTGCATTTCGAAATCCGGGTCGACGGCACTCCTGTCGACCCGATACGTTTCTTGCCGCGGCGGTAG
- the rpoS gene encoding RNA polymerase sigma factor RpoS gives MPPQNRFLKQASIDLTDPELDALQEAEEADPVDPEVESIEEAEGIELDPVVVETGVRRQHDAGPAELDAIQLYLRDIEFRPLLTPEEEVYYARLARAGDPTGRQRMIECNLRLVVKIARRYMNRGLALLDLIEEGNLGLMHAVEKFDPERGFRFSTYATWWIRQTIERALMNQGRTIRIPVHVSKELRAQNKVARGLMQELGREPTEDELATRLGKPVAEIQRLRAMSEPSTSIDIAVGPDGDRSLTEILPDENSAGPSALLEDEDIRNLVAAWLEELDQKQREVLVRRFGLHGFERCTLEQVGAEIGVTRERVRQIQMEALKRLRRLLKTRGLSEDVLLPRP, from the coding sequence ATGCCCCCACAGAACCGCTTCCTGAAGCAAGCCTCCATCGATCTGACAGACCCGGAACTGGACGCCTTGCAGGAGGCGGAAGAGGCCGACCCCGTCGACCCCGAGGTTGAAAGCATCGAGGAAGCCGAGGGGATCGAGCTGGATCCGGTCGTCGTGGAAACAGGAGTTCGGCGGCAGCACGATGCGGGCCCCGCCGAGCTGGACGCGATCCAGCTCTACCTGCGCGATATCGAGTTCCGCCCGTTGCTTACGCCCGAGGAAGAGGTGTACTACGCGCGCCTCGCGCGCGCCGGGGATCCGACCGGCCGCCAGCGGATGATCGAATGCAATCTGCGCCTGGTGGTCAAGATCGCACGCCGCTATATGAATCGCGGCCTCGCGCTGCTCGACCTGATCGAGGAGGGGAATCTCGGTCTGATGCACGCGGTGGAGAAGTTCGACCCCGAGCGCGGTTTCCGCTTCTCGACCTATGCGACCTGGTGGATTCGTCAGACCATCGAACGAGCGCTGATGAACCAGGGGCGCACCATCCGGATCCCGGTCCATGTGAGCAAGGAACTCCGGGCGCAGAACAAGGTGGCCAGAGGGTTGATGCAGGAGCTGGGGCGCGAGCCCACCGAGGATGAACTGGCGACACGGCTCGGCAAGCCGGTAGCCGAGATTCAGCGCCTGAGGGCCATGTCCGAACCGTCCACATCGATCGACATCGCGGTCGGCCCCGACGGCGACCGTTCGCTGACCGAGATTCTTCCCGACGAGAATTCCGCAGGCCCGTCGGCACTGCTCGAGGACGAGGACATCCGCAACCTGGTTGCGGCGTGGCTGGAAGAGCTCGACCAGAAGCAGCGCGAGGTGCTGGTACGGCGCTTCGGGTTGCACGGCTTCGAACGCTGCACGCTGGAACAGGTCGGGGCCGAGATCGGCGTCACCCGCGAGCGCGTGCGCCAGATCCAGATGGAGGCGCTCAAGCGCCTGCGGCGCCTGTTGAAGACGCGGGGCCTGTCAGAGGACGTGCTGCTCCCGCGCCCCTGA
- the truD gene encoding tRNA pseudouridine(13) synthase TruD, with protein sequence MSGAESDGRVYPWGLPLLARIKACPEDFVVDEIPATQPSGEGTHVWLQIRKVGRNTEDVAEWLARAAGVARVAVGYAGRKDRLAVTTQWFSVDLAGRQEPDWNGTVPDGVEILDRRRHARKLKTGHLRGNRFRLRLRAVRGDRQAADALLGRIRERGLPAYFGEQRFGHANLERARAWFAGRTRPRSRNQRGLYLSAARAAIFNEVLGRRVREGTWDRLLAGDLANLDGRGSVFPVPVVDAELEARCARLEIHPTGPLWGRGGPGSDGEALALEREVAGALRDLADGLEREGLDPARRPLRLRPRNLAWAWLEPDMLQLEIELGPGEYATGVAEAIAHLAETARSDPSA encoded by the coding sequence ATGAGCGGGGCCGAGTCGGATGGACGCGTGTATCCCTGGGGCCTGCCGCTGCTGGCGCGCATCAAGGCGTGCCCGGAGGATTTCGTGGTTGACGAGATCCCGGCGACGCAGCCCTCCGGCGAGGGCACGCATGTCTGGCTGCAGATACGCAAGGTGGGCCGGAACACCGAGGACGTGGCCGAATGGCTTGCGCGTGCCGCAGGCGTGGCGCGCGTTGCGGTCGGCTATGCCGGGCGCAAGGACCGCCTTGCGGTTACCACCCAGTGGTTCAGCGTCGACTTGGCCGGGCGGCAGGAGCCGGACTGGAACGGCACGGTTCCGGACGGGGTGGAAATCCTCGATCGCCGGCGCCATGCCCGCAAGCTGAAGACCGGCCATCTGCGGGGCAACCGCTTCCGGCTGCGGCTGCGCGCAGTCCGGGGCGACCGGCAGGCCGCGGACGCACTGCTCGGACGGATCCGCGAGCGGGGGCTGCCGGCCTATTTCGGCGAACAGCGCTTCGGGCATGCCAACCTGGAACGCGCGCGGGCCTGGTTCGCCGGCCGGACCCGTCCGCGCAGTCGCAACCAGCGCGGCCTGTATCTTTCGGCGGCCCGGGCGGCGATCTTCAACGAAGTGCTGGGCCGGCGGGTCCGCGAAGGAACTTGGGACCGGCTGCTGGCCGGCGACCTGGCCAATCTGGACGGGCGGGGGAGCGTGTTCCCGGTGCCGGTGGTCGACGCGGAACTGGAGGCACGCTGCGCTCGGCTTGAGATCCACCCGACCGGGCCTCTCTGGGGTCGGGGCGGGCCGGGCAGCGATGGCGAGGCGCTGGCTCTGGAACGCGAGGTGGCCGGCGCACTCCGGGACCTCGCCGACGGCCTTGAACGCGAGGGCCTGGACCCGGCCCGGCGGCCACTGCGGCTTCGACCCCGAAACCTTGCCTGGGCCTGGCTTGAACCCGACATGCTGCAGTTGGAAATCGAGCTGGGCCCCGGCGAATACGCGACCGGCGTCGCCGAAGCGATCGCCCATCTCGCCGAGACCGCCCGCTCCGACCCGTCTGCGTAA
- a CDS encoding Tll0287-like domain-containing protein, which produces MNTDRSRWTLAPLALAFAVATSAHAGQDIEDRIQASQAAIQTFAAALQGELMAGMEAGGPVAAIDVCRQRAPEIAAEISAETGWDVGRTSLKLRNPDNAPDDWERAVLEDFDSRRAEGTPAAELYRHEVVEDGDEKAFRFMRAIPTAGLCLTCHGEVGGDIQHALERLYPEDQATGYAEGDVRGAFTVIQRM; this is translated from the coding sequence ATGAACACCGATCGCAGCAGATGGACTCTCGCGCCCCTGGCGCTTGCATTCGCCGTGGCCACCTCCGCACACGCCGGCCAGGACATCGAGGATCGTATCCAGGCGAGCCAGGCCGCGATCCAGACCTTTGCGGCCGCCCTGCAGGGCGAACTCATGGCCGGGATGGAGGCAGGCGGCCCGGTGGCGGCGATCGATGTCTGCCGCCAGCGGGCACCCGAAATCGCAGCCGAGATTTCCGCCGAGACCGGCTGGGACGTGGGACGCACCAGCCTGAAACTGCGCAACCCCGACAATGCGCCCGACGATTGGGAACGCGCGGTACTGGAAGACTTCGACAGCCGCCGCGCCGAGGGCACTCCGGCAGCCGAACTGTATCGCCACGAGGTCGTCGAAGACGGCGACGAGAAGGCGTTCCGGTTCATGCGTGCGATTCCGACCGCCGGCCTCTGCCTCACCTGCCACGGCGAAGTCGGAGGCGACATCCAGCACGCACTGGAACGGCTGTATCCGGAGGATCAGGCAACGGGTTACGCAGAGGGCGACGTCAGGGGCGCCTTCACCGTCATCCAGCGCATGTGA
- a CDS encoding PAS domain-containing protein, whose product MTRTIDAELLALAVDVSNDGIVIAEQEGHDNILIYVNRAFEELTGYGRDEILYRDCRFLQGTDTDQEGVREIRAALDAGRPCRVVLRNYRKDGSMFWNELSITPVYNDDDQLTYYIGIQKDITGRIAAEQRADRAEQALAATRGEAGTQD is encoded by the coding sequence ATGACCCGGACCATCGATGCCGAATTGCTTGCGCTGGCCGTCGACGTCTCGAACGACGGCATCGTGATCGCCGAGCAGGAAGGCCACGACAATATCCTGATCTACGTGAACCGGGCGTTCGAGGAACTGACCGGCTACGGCCGCGACGAGATCCTGTACCGCGACTGCCGCTTCCTGCAGGGGACCGACACCGACCAGGAAGGCGTGCGCGAGATCCGCGCGGCCCTCGACGCGGGAAGGCCCTGCCGCGTGGTGCTGCGCAACTACCGCAAGGACGGCTCGATGTTCTGGAACGAGTTGTCGATCACGCCCGTGTATAACGACGACGATCAACTCACCTACTACATCGGGATTCAGAAGGACATCACCGGCCGGATCGCCGCCGAGCAACGCGCAGACCGCGCGGAGCAGGCGCTGGCTGCCACCCGCGGCGAGGCCGGCACCCAGGACTGA
- a CDS encoding Mth938-like domain-containing protein, with amino-acid sequence MQFTQITADDRNLITGYAPDHVAVNGVRHTASLILRPNRLLTEWPVTGLEALTPASLEWLHPDPPEILLIGTGTCQAFPEPALWTLLREPGWGLEFMDTAAACRTYNLIMAEGRTVAAALIVESGAREQHVL; translated from the coding sequence ATGCAGTTCACCCAGATCACCGCAGACGATCGCAACCTGATCACCGGCTATGCGCCCGATCACGTGGCGGTCAACGGGGTACGCCACACCGCTAGCCTGATCCTGCGTCCGAACCGCCTACTGACCGAATGGCCGGTTACCGGACTCGAGGCCCTGACACCGGCGTCACTCGAATGGCTACACCCGGATCCACCCGAAATCCTGCTGATCGGCACCGGAACCTGCCAGGCGTTTCCGGAGCCCGCGCTCTGGACCCTGCTCCGTGAGCCGGGATGGGGGCTGGAGTTCATGGACACGGCCGCCGCCTGCCGCACCTATAACCTGATCATGGCCGAGGGCCGGACGGTTGCAGCCGCCCTGATCGTCGAATCAGGGGCGCGGGAGCAGCACGTCCTCTGA
- the tsaB gene encoding tRNA (adenosine(37)-N6)-threonylcarbamoyltransferase complex dimerization subunit type 1 TsaB, which yields MRLIALETATEACSAALWLDGDLRWLLERSAARRHGELILNQVDRLLAEAGLAPTQLDAVAVGRGPGAFTGVRLGLGVAQGLAFAIDRPVVPVSTLAALAQQGADRGAEEILALLDARMAEVYWALLEVGPDGLVVSGEERISAPDRVRVSWSRPRRMALGSGAALCTEVLRDLGLADADVDPAALPCAREVALLGAAAYARGGAVSAERAQPVYLRDRVAEPKTASAAGGTEFRG from the coding sequence ATGCGCCTGATCGCGCTGGAGACGGCCACCGAGGCGTGTTCGGCGGCCCTGTGGCTCGACGGCGATCTGCGCTGGCTGCTGGAGCGAAGCGCCGCACGGCGCCACGGGGAGCTGATCCTGAACCAGGTCGACCGGCTGCTGGCCGAGGCGGGCCTGGCGCCGACACAGCTCGATGCGGTCGCTGTGGGCCGTGGGCCCGGAGCCTTTACCGGGGTGCGGCTGGGCCTCGGGGTCGCACAGGGGCTCGCCTTCGCGATCGATCGGCCGGTGGTGCCGGTATCCACCCTGGCCGCCTTGGCCCAGCAGGGCGCCGACCGCGGAGCGGAGGAGATCCTGGCGCTGCTGGATGCGCGGATGGCGGAAGTCTACTGGGCGCTGCTGGAGGTCGGTCCGGACGGCCTGGTGGTGTCGGGCGAGGAACGGATTAGTGCGCCCGACCGGGTCCGGGTCTCCTGGAGCCGGCCGCGGCGCATGGCGCTGGGTAGTGGCGCGGCATTGTGTACCGAGGTGCTGCGGGATCTGGGGCTCGCGGATGCCGACGTCGACCCCGCGGCACTGCCCTGTGCCCGGGAGGTCGCGTTGCTGGGCGCGGCAGCGTATGCCCGGGGCGGAGCCGTGAGCGCGGAACGTGCGCAGCCCGTCTACCTGCGCGACCGGGTCGCGGAGCCAAAGACCGCCAGCGCAGCTGGCGGTACGGAATTCCGCGGATGA
- a CDS encoding tetratricopeptide repeat protein, with translation MTQWQRRSGRTSGIAGRILWLLPALLLGACAVPAPRTGPPPSVPMPAPPPVVLEEVQPPEPEVVPEPAAPQPPPTAPAALALAAQSDQARAAGDLRLADLRLERALRIAPRDPELWSRLARVRLEQGEFVQAERMAQRSLQLGSGDRALALANWRIIVDAREGMGDTEGARRAIDEVRRLESGIG, from the coding sequence ATGACGCAATGGCAGCGACGCAGCGGTCGAACCTCCGGCATTGCCGGCCGAATCCTGTGGCTGCTGCCCGCACTGCTGCTCGGCGCCTGTGCGGTTCCGGCGCCGCGCACCGGTCCGCCGCCGTCCGTGCCGATGCCGGCGCCGCCGCCTGTCGTGCTCGAGGAAGTGCAGCCGCCGGAACCGGAGGTCGTGCCCGAACCTGCGGCGCCGCAACCACCCCCCACCGCGCCCGCGGCATTGGCGCTCGCAGCCCAGTCGGACCAGGCGCGTGCGGCAGGCGATCTGCGGCTCGCCGACCTGCGGCTGGAGCGCGCGCTGCGGATCGCCCCGCGCGATCCGGAACTCTGGAGCCGGCTGGCACGGGTGCGGTTGGAGCAGGGCGAATTCGTGCAGGCCGAGCGGATGGCGCAACGGTCCCTGCAGCTCGGTTCCGGGGACCGCGCGCTGGCCCTGGCAAACTGGCGCATCATCGTCGATGCCCGCGAGGGCATGGGCGATACCGAGGGTGCTCGCCGGGCGATCGACGAGGTGCGCCGCCTGGAGTCGGGGATTGGCTGA